TGCAATATTAAGCAGATCTTTTGATGATGTTGTAAATGGTAGAATAACCTCGAAGATCGGTGGTATGTCCCTTTTATAAACGGTGTTAAAAACATCGTAGTTTACAGGTATGCTTTCAAGTGTCTCTGTTAGAACCTTTCTCTCAGTGCCCTCTATCGCAGGATTTGGAACCCTGTATGTTAGAAATATATCGCTTCCAAGGACGTTTTTTTCAAAGAATTCATGGTTTTTTGAGATTAATTTCCTTAAAACATGTGTATCAACATCCTTGCCCTCTGCATCCCACATGACCTCCTTTATACCAATGGTATAGCACTGGTATGCCTCCTCAACCTCATCATCATTCCTTATCATGCTCTTTTCAGATGCCCATGCTGGCATTTTTGCATTGTCCGGGTGCTGTGTTGACATGGTTTTTGGTATCATTGCAATTGCCATTATTGAATAATATTAAAATCTTTACGATATTATTTTAAAAATATGACAAATTATTATATTAAGGCATTGAAAAATGTTAATGATAGAATCCTGAATTATGTTTCCAATAATAGACCGGAATAATAATTTATCAGTTTATATGTAAATAAAATGCAAAAAATTAAGATTAAAGTATAGATTACCAGATCTAATGTTAAAAAATAATAGTGTTATATCAATAAATGATTTGAGCGATGAGGATTTAAATCTAATCTTCAACACAGCTGATTCAATGGCCGGGAACCTTAAAAATGGAAGTCAAATAAAAACAATGTCAGGCAGGATTATGGCAACACTGTTTTTTGAGCCAAGTACAAGAACAAGACTGTCATTTGAAAGTGCGATGCAGCGGCTTGGAGGCTCTGTTATAAGCATGGCGGATTCAAAATCATCATCAACTGCAAAAGGTGAAACCCTTGCAGATACAACAAGAATGGTCTCATCATATTCTGATATAATTGTTGTCAGGCATCCGCTTGAGGGCGCCGCAAGGCTTGTTCAGAAGTTTTCATCAAGGCCTGTTATAAATGCCGGTGACGGTTCCGGGGAGCATCCAACCCAAACTCTTGTTGATCTTTATACAATTAAAAAGAGCTTTGGAGATATAAATAATCTTGAAATATCAATAATAGGAGATTTAAGATATGGCAGAACCGTTCACTCATTGCTCCTTGCACTTTCAAGGTACAATGTTAGGATAAATCTTGTATCGCCGGATCTTCTTAGATTGCCAGGACACGTTATGTCAAGGCTAAAAAATATAAAAATCAATGAGTACAATGACTTAAATAATGTTATAGAATCATCTGATGTTTTTTATGTAACAAGGATACAAAGGGAAAGATTTACAGATAAAAATGATTATAACAAGGTCATAGGAACATATGGAATTACTGAAAAAGACACGGAAAAAATGAAGGAAAATGCAATAATAATGCACCCGCTGCCAAGGGTTGACGAGATATCGAGTTCCGTGGATAATACAAAGAATGCAAAATATTTTATCCAGGCTGCAAATGGAATACCTGTAAGAATGGCATTAATATCATTAATACTGGGTGATTGATATGGAAAAAACGTTAAAGATATCAAAGATAAGGGATGGAACCGTTATAGACCATATATCTGCAGGAAAGGCCCTTGAGGTTCTTAACATACTTGGCTCAAACAATGGATCAATAAGCATAGGTATAAGAGTAAACAGCAAAAAAATGGGTCTAAAGGACGTGCTTAAAATTGAAAACGTCTTCCTTGAAAAGGAGGATCTTGATAGAATTGCATTAATTGCACCAGAGGCAACAATAAGTATTGTAAAAAACTATGAGATCATTGAAAAATTCAATGTTGACATGCCAGAAAAGATCTACGGAATAGTAAAATGCTCAAATCAGAACTGCATAACAAATGCAAATGAGCCCGTAAAAACAGAATTCATTGTTGACAGCAGAAGCCCTGTAACATTAAGATGTCTTTACTGTAACAGATCCATGTCTGGCGACGAAATTATAAAGAATCTTATATAATTTCAAAGTCAAGATATCCTCCGGAGCCCTTCCATATAATATTCTTATTTTTTATATTCAATACATTTTTACCAAGGCCAAATACAAAGGTTTCATATTCCCCGCCCTCGCCGGCTATGTTTATTCTATACCTTTCATTCAAATTTAAGAGCCTTTTTAAATAATTATTGTTTATCTCCATGCCGAGGTCATTAATATTTAAACCCTCGGCAGAAACAGATACTATCATTGCCCTTATCTCTCTTGATATGATCTCCCTGATGATCTCTATCTGGTTTTTCCGCCACAGCGGTGCAAAGGATATTATACCGGACATTGTGCAAAGCCTTTCTATCCTGGTTTTTTGATAATCTGAGGCTATTGCACCGGACACAAGTGCATCAACATCATTAAGTTTTAATATATATTCCTCAAATTTTGATTCATATATATATTCAACGTCAATTGATAAAAGGGATGCCGCGTACCTGGATTTTTCGGCATTTGGGTAATGGAACATCATTGAATACTCCTCAGGTATTATTGTAACGGCCCTTTTAACATCAAAGCCCTGCTCCATGGCAATCATGGCTGATAAAAATGAATCCTTTCCACCTGAAAATAAGGCAACAGCTTTCATTGATATATAATACAAAGTTCGTATTTATTTTCATGTATTTAACAACATTTATTTATACAAAAAGAATATAGCACGGATGTTTCATCTCTATTACTTTTATATTATACTTGCGTTCATTGCCTTAGTCTCATTTTTCTATTACATATTAAATTCATACTATGCCAGGGTTTACAATGATGATGATAACAAAATAAAAGGTAATATAAAGGATGTTACTGCCGTAATACCTGTTTATAATGAAAATCCAGAAATTTTTGAATCTGTAATAAAATCTCTTATAAACCAGTGCGGCTCACTTATAGTTGTTGGCGATTCATCATATGAACCATACAGGTCAATAACGGAAAAATTTAATGGCAGATTCATATATTTAAAAAAGCATTCAGGCAAGAGGCTGGCACTGGTTGAGGGCATTAAAAACGTAAAAACAAGGTACGTTCTTTTTGTGGACAGCGATACTTTAGTTCCAGAAAAAGCAACATTGAGCATGCTTTCAAAATTTAAGAGGAATGTCGGCGGTGTTGGTGTAAACATAAATATAAAAAATGACGGTTCAGGTATAGCATATGCATCCGAGTTCATAGAGCGGGTTCGTGAGGTAATCTTCAGGGCGATGTCCTATCATGGCAGCATACTTGTTGCAGATGGCCGCTGTGCAATGTACCTAACAGAGGCTGTAAGGCCATTGCTTTTATCCAATGATTTTATGAACAAGAAGATCCTTGGGAAAAAAACCATGCTTGGTGATGATATCCAGATAACAAGTTATTTAATAAAGTCGGGTTATAAGGTTGTAAAGGACTACAATGTCACGGTACAGACAGAGCCTCAGAGGGACTTCAAAAGATTCTTCAGGCAGCAGATACGCTGGTCCAGGAATGGATGGTACTACTTCTTTAAAAATATATCAAACGGGACTGCAAGGAGGGCTGGCTGGTTCTACAGTTTTGATCTTTTATACATGTATATAATACCAATAGCAGGATTAATTCTTGTATCCTTAAGACTTATATTTTACCTCTTTGTTTTCAGGCATCTTGATTATGATGCCTATTACATGATGCGTTTTATAATGCATGACATAATACCAATAGCTAGGCATCACTTTATTAACGAGTTTTATTACATACACATCCTAACAAGCGCTGTAACAGATATATTTGGCACCGTTGGGGAGGGTTTTTTCATCTTAACTGTTATGGGCAGGATTCCAAAGAAGAGGCTTAGAACCCTGGCATATGGTGCGCTCGGCCTTCTTATAATGTTTATCGCCAACATATATGGTCTGTTTACATTCTGGAGGCAGGGGTCCTGGCTGACAAGATAATTATAATTTTCCATCTATGCTTGCAAGGACCTCTATAATTTCTCCATTCTCAAGGTTAAGCTCCTTCCTTAAATATTTCTCAGATATAACTTCGAATGTATCTCTGTATACACTTCTCTCCGGGAATATTATAAAACATCTTATGCCGTCTATTCTGGCAGCATGGCAAAAAACACCGCCAAATGTCCTCTGCTGATCCTTAAACCCTGTTATATAAATGCCGTCTGAATTCTTTATCCTTCTTAGATTGTTCTCGTATTCATTTAATATCTTAATATTTAATGTTCCTGGATACGGGTCTATGCCAAGCTTCGCTATAAACTGGTCTTTATAACCCTTTTTTGATATGTAGTATTTCCCCTCACCGAGACCATTCTGAACGGCACCAACGAGCTTAAGCTCCTGGCTGAACCTTAATATGCTTGATATCTCATTGTACTCACGGTATAGAACGTCAAGGCCAGAATCGTTTATTGTTATCTTCTGCTTCCTGTTCTCAAGGGTTCTGGTTATGTATCCAAGCCTGTCAAGTGATATAATAATTCTTGATGCTGTTTGCTGGCTTACATTCATTTCATTTGCAAGTTCCTTTGATGATATAAAAACCGTGTTTTTTTCCCCGGCCATCTTTTTTATCGTTTTTAATGCAATATATATATTTTCCATAACATGAAATGCAATTAATCTTAAAATCTTTTTATTTGTAGAAATGTATTCTTTTCTCTCCTGATATTATTAGTATCTTTATACCATGATCCCTTAGTCTTGATATTAAACCACGATCATTTGTTAAAACAAATGCATTAATTTTCATTGCCATTTCAAGTATGCAGTCATCGCCACGGCCCTGGGATCTTAATAAATTAAATTTAAGTCCAAGCTGCAATGCTGCCTTTGCGTACCAATGGGATCTTGAGAGGCCACGCAGCTCTGATATAACGCACTCTGGAACGTATATATTAAATGTGTATGGTAAATACAGCAGCTTCTCCCTTATATCTATCTTGTTTTTTATTGAATATATTAATGCATTTGTATCTATTATCAGATTTTCATTCATTTTTTATCTGCCAGTTCTGCTATGGCAACATTTCTTTTTATCTTTCTTATTATTATCTTTACCCTCTCATCCTTTTTTGCCTTTGGAACGTATATTGTGTATCCCTGATACCTTGCAATACCCTCACCGGCGCTTCCAGTTGATTCTATTGTAACAGTGTATTCTTTACCTATCTCTATGCCATTGCTGTTCTCAATAATCTCACGATTCGATCTTATTGGATGCTGTGCACCACATGCCTTGCAAACCAAAAGATATGTCCTGCCTATTTTTTGTATCTCAGTATCCGGTGATTTGCATTCATAGCAGATTACATATGTTGCCATGTACTCATTCATCTTTGATTGTATTTCATCCTCTGAAACCTTTCTATTTATTATCAATCTCTGACCTGAAAGTACTGCGCCTATACCAAATTCCTTTGTTAAATATTTTATTACATCCTCGGGGTCTCTATTCATCATTTCTGTTATGTCTATAAAATTCCTTATTATTGTTGATTTCCCCTCGTATATAACATCCGGCTCCGGAATCTTAAGCCTGCTCTCATTTTTTGTCTTTGAGGATAGAACACCGGATGCCCTTTCAAGTAACTTATTATAATCGAAGTTCATGGATCGGTATTTTAAATTAGAATATTAAGGTTTTTTTAATATTTATGTCTTTTAAAAATATACGTATGTACATACATTTATAAATTTAACAATTTTAATTTTTTATAAAACCTGTATTTTCAAAGGTCTAAGAACAAAATTTTTATTTACTTTTTCTATAAAAATGTACACATGGTATAAATATGTCATGACAAAAAAGAAATATTTAAATATTATTAATCTTTATATTATTAATGGTGGAAAAAACAACCAAGATAACTTTAAGAATTTCCGAGGAAGAATTAAATGAAATAGATGATTTTCTGGAAAGAAATCCTCAGTATGGTAGCAGATCTGAATTTCTAAGGCATAGTGCACTTAATTTTATAAATTCTCAAAGGGTATTCCTTGTAAATGATGATAATGCAATACACATAGCAAAACGCTTTGAAAATTTCTTTAAAATGGCCGTTGACAATGGTTATTTCACAAGCATAGAATCCGCAGTAAATGAGGTAATTGAAAATGCAATGAGAGAAGAGCTTCTATTAAAGATGATAAATGCAAAGAAGGGCGGTTTAAAGAGCCTTGAAAAGGCATTAAAGGATGATATGGAGGTAGACAGGGAATATGATAAATACAAATTTTAATTATATGGCAGATATAGGCATTGAAAAACAGATATGTTTTGTTGCATCTAAGGAATCCAGCCTTGGAGGCTGTATGGACGATTCCTCATCATATTATTTAATAAAGAGCTTCGGTGGCACCGTAAATCTTTACGAGTATATGGGCTCGATAGAATCCATAGAAACATCAAAATTTGATGATATGGAAATAACAATAGAATATGAAAATACAGATAAAAAATCCTTTAAAAACATAATGTCAATAAAAATAAATGATGATATGATGAAACAGATAATGTGCATGCTGGAGCCATCATTTGTGTATATTGTCATAACTGATTCAATAATAACAGGTAACTTTGCTGATTTCCTTGAGAAAAATAATTTGCCAGTTATAAGAATACCCAGTGAAAGCTCATTAAAATCAATAATAAACAGCCTGCATGAAAAAATATTTAAAAATATATTATATTAATAAAGATATTATTATATTTAATTATGTATCTTATGAAATACATAAGCTTTGTTAACAATTTTCACCCTGTAATGTTTATTATTGATCATGTAATTACGAAATATGAAAGATTACCTTCACGCAACCTTTGCATCAACATTTGCATGGGCTGGAAATATATACGATCTTATAATAATAACATATATTTATTCAGAGCTGGAGAGATTCTTTCACATAGGCATCTTTGAGGTATCGCTTTTATTTTCCATTGGCTTAATAGGCAGATTCTTTGGTGGGCTCATCTTTGGCAGGTATATAAATTATATTGGCAATAAAAACGGTATGATCATTGGCACTCTTGGTTATAGCATCGCATCCGCGGGCATGGCCTTTTCAATTAATGTCCCGATGCTCTTTGCATTTAGAACAGTACAGGGCATCTTCATGGGCGGTGAATGGACAACAGGCACGGTATTAAGTTATAACTATGCGCCAAAGAACGTCAGCGGTGCGATAGTTGGTTTTGTGCAGAGCGGTTATGGCCTTGGTTATGCTTTAACAGGCGCCTCATACATCGTTTTTCTATCAGTGATCTCATATGACTGGCGTCTTTTCCTTTTAACCGGGCTTATACCAATTGCAATAGCGCCATATGCATTTTTGAAGATACCAAAGGAAAATCTAAAAAGTTATAAAAAATTAAATATAAAATTAGGCACATACAAAATTGCAATACTAAAATCATCAATAATGATGTCAGGCCTCTTTGGTGCATATTTTTCGATCTTTTCATTCTATCCAACAATTGCCCCGGAGATCGGAATTTCAGGTGCAATAATAGGTATTGTAATAATAGCATCCAACGTGATCGTCTCAATAGCATTCATCACATTTGGCAGGCTTTCTGATATTGCGAGCAAAAAGCTGCTTGTAATAGCAGGTTCTGCATCCGCAATGATCTCATCGTTCTTTGCCATTCCGGCATTCGGTGTAATTCATATGTATTCAATACCTGGAATCTTTGTATTCTCATTCTCCGTTGGCATACTTACGGTGATACCACTGATAATAATGGAAAGGGTGGCAGACCAGGCAAAGAGCTTCGTTTCAGGGATATCATACAACCTTGGTGCACTTGTTGGCGGTGTTATCTCTGTTGTTGTCAGTCTTATAGTACAGATCGTGCCATCCATAAGTATACTTTATGTAATCAACTGGGTGGATGTTATATGCCTTTTGGCTGTTATAGGTACGGCATTGACCATAAAGAGTATGGAAAGGTCATATACATTAAACAAGCTAAATAATATAAGAAATCAAAACTAATTATATTTTTAATGAATTAACCATCATGGACTTAAAAGATTTACAAAACATTGTATCAAAATTTATAGATGACAGGGACTGGAGAAAATTTCAAACTGTAAGGGATATTGCCATGAGTGCATCCGTTGAGTCAAATGAGCTTCTGGAACTATTTTTATGGGACAGGAACCATGACAATGAAATTTTAAATGATAAAAAATTACTTAAAATGGTCATGAACGAAACGTCAGATGTACTCTTTGCATGTCTATCCATGGCAGATCACCTAAATTTTGATCTTGAAAGGGCATTTCTGGAAAAAATGGACGAATTAAATAAAAGGTATGATATCAATAATGTAAAGGGTAAAAATGTAAAGATACCATCACCGGAGCATCTTAATCAAGAAGACCGTTGATTTTTAATACATGTTCCGGTGTGCCGGTACTTTTTATCTCGCCATTTTCAAGAAGTATTGCCTGATCTGAATCAAGTATTGTTGAAAGATGATGTGCTATTACAATAAAAGTCTTGTTTACAGATCTTATTGCATTCTGTATTATTTCCTCTGTTTCCGGATCAAGCTGTGATGTTGCCTCGTCCATAATTACGATTTCAGGATTCCTTATCATTGCCCTTAGTATTGATACGGCCTGCCTCTGGCCCTGCGAAAGCCCGTGGCCGTTCTCGCCCACGTTTTCATAGAGATCCTTTTCTGAAAAGATGCCCTCAAGATTGAATCTTTTTATTAAATTTATTACATCATCATCGGTGTAATTACCATTAAATTTTATGTTGTCCATTATCGATCCATTGAAAAGCAATGGTTCCTGTAAAATAACACCAAAAAGCGATCTGTAGCTGTAGATGTCAACGTCGTTTATATTAATATTATCTATTTTTATCTCCCCAGATTCGGGCCTGTAAAACCTTAAAAGCAGGTTGATAAGCGTTGATTTTCCAGCACCGGTTTTGCCTATTATTGCAAGCTTTTCACCCCTTTTTAATGAAAAATTTATATTCTTTAAGGCCAGTTTTGATCCATAGGAAAATGAGACGTTTTCAAATTTTATCTCACTGCCAAAATCTTCAATTTTGTATTTATATTTATTATCATCCTGCTCCTCGTCTATAATTGAATATATCCTTTTAATTGCAACCTTTGAAGACTGGTAAGAATTATAAAACTGTGATAGCTGTGCCAGAGGATTAAAAAAGGACTGAACATAAACAATAAATGACACAAGAAGACCTATTTGAATTGTATGATTTATCACCTGTGTTGCGCCAACACCTATAACTATAATTATGCCAAGAGCCTGGATAATATCAACAAGCGATGAGAAGATGGATCCAAGCCTGTTTGCCCTTATATTCGCAAGGTAGTTCTCATAGTTCTTTACCGAGAACTCATCGATAAAGCGCTGCTCACTGCCGAATTCCTTTATTGATGATATGCCATTTATTGATTCGCTTGCGAAACCTGTAAGTCTCGCTATTTTAATCCTGGTTTCATTGTAATAATTTCTTATTTTTCCGCTTATGGAAAATACGGTTATAAGTAAAAGCGGTATAACAATAAATGAATAAAGCGCAAGATTCCAGTCAAGATAAAGCATGATCGCCATCGAAAATATTATGCCTATTACGCCGGCAAGCACCTGTGGCATCTGGAATGTAAGAAAATCGCTCATTGCCTCCCCATCATTGGTTATCCTGCTTATGATCTCGCCGGCCTTTCTGTATGTATAATATCCAAGCGGTACATACTGCAGCCGCTCAAATTCTCTGTTCCTTAGATTCATTATAAATCCCTGTGATATATATGTCATGTTGTAGGTCCTTAATCTCTCAAAGGCATAGTTTATGATATATATTATTATATAAATAATACCAAAATCCAGTATAAGTGAAAGATCACGATGCGTTATTGCATCAACGGCAAGGCCTATTATGTAAGGCCCTATCATGGCAACTATCGAGGAACCTATTATTGCCATTGAGACTAGGTACAATCTTTTTTTATATATCATTAAATCTCTTAAAACACGCCTTATGCTGTAATTATTCATTTACACCACTCTCAACGGGTAGAAGTGCGCCATTTGACATGTAATAAACATCATCTGCAAGCTCAAGGGTTTTCTTCTTGTATCCTGAAATAACAAGGGTTTTACCGTCAAGCAGCGGTCTTATATCGTTTATTAATTCTTCCTCTGTAACAATATCAAGGCTTGAGGTAAAATCATCCATTACAAGTATTTTTGGATCTCCAATTAATGCCCTTGCAAGTGCTATGCGCTGCCTCTGTCCACCTGAAAGATTTATTCCATGCTCACCTATTACCGTGTTGTATTTATCAGGCAGGGTTTCTATAAAATCATCTATCTTCGCCAGCCTTGCCGCATTAATGACCTGTGATAATGAATAACCGCGGCCAAAATCTATATTATAAAATATCGATCCGGAGAATATAAATGGATTTTGTGGTATTATACCTATAATCTTTCTTAATAATCCCGGACTTATGTCTCTTATCTCAATACCGCCAAGCCTTATGCTTCCATCATAGTTTTTATAAAGCCCGGATATAAGGTTTAAAAACGTTGTTTTCCCGGAGGCTGTTCCTCCTGTCAATGCGATATGCTCATTCTCATGGATGTTTAATGATATATTATTAATTATCTTTTTATTATTTCTAAAAAATGACAAGTTCTCTATTATTATATCATAGCCGGTGGGCTCCTTTTTTGAATAGTTTTCATTGTTATAATCAATCTCTGAAAGCCTCTCCAGGCTGGCCATGCCATTCTCATAGAATGATATGTACCTGCCGTAAAATCTTACAGGCCGCAGTACAAGTGTGAATATGTTTATTGCCGCAACTATCGAACCTATTGGTATTCCTGCGGCAGATGATATGCCACTGGTAATTATTATAAATCCTATTGATATGCTTATTATTGCGGCCAGAAGTGGTGTATAAAATGATCTAACAGCGGCTATGCCAACATAATCTGAAAAATAGTCCTGGGTTTTATCCTTAAAACTTTTAATCTCAAAATCCTCTGCATTGAATGATCTCACAACACGCATGCCTGATATATTTTCACCGATCTTGCTGTTCATATTGCCATACTTTTTTCTTAATGAACGCCAGTAGCCGCGCTGCATCCTCTGCATTTTAAATGTTAGATATATCGTTGGTACCATTACAATTAAAAAGATTATTGAGAACAAATAATATATTCTTGTCAGCTCATATAATGCTATGAAAAGAAGGATAGTTGTGCTAAAAAGATTTGATATGCTTATGGTTACAAAACGCCTCGATGCATCCACATCCATGGTAATCCTTGATAGTAAATCACCGGAATCCTGATTTTCCAGTTTATCATAGCTGTTTGAAAGAACCCTTTTAAAAGACATGTCTCTTATTCTCCTGGCAAATATGTTTCCGGTCTTGCTTGAATAGTATTCAAGTATAAAGCCAAATAAAGATGATAATAAAGACACAATTAATATTAATATTATATAATCAAATATTTTATAATACCTTGGAACACTGTCTATTGCGTCACCTATAAAGACAGGTACAAGTATTGTTAGATACGATGATAATATGCCAGAGATTAAAACCATGATTATTAAATACCACCTATCACGGAGCAGGTCATATATCAGTTTATACTGGGGCTTCACATCTTAAAAATGCAATTATTATACTTTATCTTTTTTAAACCAGGCTTTGATATTTATAAAAAATATGCGTTCCAGTATACAAAGCGATAATGTTATATATTGTCATTCATTTATTACTTTAATGTCTCTTGAGAGATTCTATTATTATATGAGATTGATAAACAGTACACCATATGATATGAAAAGGGCCATAGAACTTTGTCTTTCCATATCGCAGGCCCTGGAGAACGACAACAATTTAACGGATTCTGAAAAGGAGGATCTTGAAAAACAGATAGGTGAAAGGATATCATTTTACAACAGGTATTCTTTAAAGGTTATAAATGCATTAACAGGAATAGAGGAGGAGCCACCAAAAACGGTTATAGACGATTTTGGAGGCAGTGCACTTTTCATAGGCAAGGAGATAAAATACGGAATAGAATGGAAGGTATACATATCAAGGAGTTTAAACACCAAATCACAGAAATGGTATTACAATGAAAGGGTTGCAGAGATATTAAACAAAACATTAAGAAATGCCGTGCCAAATAAAATGAGCAATTACTTTGATATACCACCATGGATGCTCGGCCCATACTATAAAAGCCTTGGTGAGATAATAAACATAGCAATAGAGAAGGAGATAATACCAAATGCAGAGTTTCTCGTCAGCAGGGGCCTGCCAAGGGAGTTTATATACGATGTCCGTGAGAACAACCCAAAATTATGAAACTTTATATATTTTAGCATGATACTAAATTATGGAGATAACAAAGAAGGAAAGGGACTGTATTGTAAAGATAAAGGAGCTTTCCGGAAGTTTTCCACCAAGATTATCGGATCTGGCGGTTGGGCTTAACATAAAACCACCAACGGCAATAGAGCTCCTTGAAAGATTGGAGCGCAAGGGTCTTATAAAGAAGGAGCATGGTATGATAATTCTTACCGATAACGGTAATAATGAATATTCAAAGATCATGCTGGCCCACAGAACCTATGAAACATTGTTATCGATGAGCGGTGTTTCAACAGAGGATGCTTGCCTGCAGGCGGAAAAAATAGATTATCTGATGGAGCCGGAATCCATGAGGCACGTTCTCAAAAGCCTGGGCAGCCCTGAAAAGTGCCCGCATGGAAAGCCGATACCCAAAGAATAAATATTCATATTATATATATTCCCATGGCCATACTTGAAGAGAATTTATACTTAAAGATAAGGGATTATTTAAACGATCTGTGCAGTTATTTAAGATCAGAGAATGAAAAGTACAACTGGGTTGGAGTTTACGTTGTTAATAATGGAAACCTTTCATTGATTTCATACTCCGGGAAAAGAACAGAGCATGAGATCATAAATCTTGGATCAGGTCTTTGCAGCCTTGCAGTTACAAAAAGAATGATAATAAACGAGGGCGATGTTAAATCAAACAACGATTATCTTGCATGCTTCCCGGAAACAAACTCCGAGCTTGTTGTGCCAATAGAATACGATAATAAGATCATAGGAGAAATAGATATAGACTCTGATAAAAAATCTGCATTTAATGAAGATGATGAGAGATACATATCAGATATATGCAATTACATAGCAAGGCTTGTTTCATACGTATCAAAATAATTATATTGTAATTTAATCTTACATATCATGGATTAT
This window of the Picrophilus oshimae DSM 9789 genome carries:
- a CDS encoding ribbon-helix-helix domain-containing protein, which gives rise to MVEKTTKITLRISEEELNEIDDFLERNPQYGSRSEFLRHSALNFINSQRVFLVNDDNAIHIAKRFENFFKMAVDNGYFTSIESAVNEVIENAMREELLLKMINAKKGGLKSLEKALKDDMEVDREYDKYKF
- the pyrI gene encoding aspartate carbamoyltransferase regulatory subunit: MEKTLKISKIRDGTVIDHISAGKALEVLNILGSNNGSISIGIRVNSKKMGLKDVLKIENVFLEKEDLDRIALIAPEATISIVKNYEIIEKFNVDMPEKIYGIVKCSNQNCITNANEPVKTEFIVDSRSPVTLRCLYCNRSMSGDEIIKNLI
- a CDS encoding glycosyltransferase family 2 protein, coding for MFHLYYFYIILAFIALVSFFYYILNSYYARVYNDDDNKIKGNIKDVTAVIPVYNENPEIFESVIKSLINQCGSLIVVGDSSYEPYRSITEKFNGRFIYLKKHSGKRLALVEGIKNVKTRYVLFVDSDTLVPEKATLSMLSKFKRNVGGVGVNINIKNDGSGIAYASEFIERVREVIFRAMSYHGSILVADGRCAMYLTEAVRPLLLSNDFMNKKILGKKTMLGDDIQITSYLIKSGYKVVKDYNVTVQTEPQRDFKRFFRQQIRWSRNGWYYFFKNISNGTARRAGWFYSFDLLYMYIIPIAGLILVSLRLIFYLFVFRHLDYDAYYMMRFIMHDIIPIARHHFINEFYYIHILTSAVTDIFGTVGEGFFILTVMGRIPKKRLRTLAYGALGLLIMFIANIYGLFTFWRQGSWLTR
- a CDS encoding diphthine--ammonia ligase — translated: MKAVALFSGGKDSFLSAMIAMEQGFDVKRAVTIIPEEYSMMFHYPNAEKSRYAASLLSIDVEYIYESKFEEYILKLNDVDALVSGAIASDYQKTRIERLCTMSGIISFAPLWRKNQIEIIREIISREIRAMIVSVSAEGLNINDLGMEINNNYLKRLLNLNERYRINIAGEGGEYETFVFGLGKNVLNIKNKNIIWKGSGGYLDFEII
- a CDS encoding MFS transporter, encoding MKDYLHATFASTFAWAGNIYDLIIITYIYSELERFFHIGIFEVSLLFSIGLIGRFFGGLIFGRYINYIGNKNGMIIGTLGYSIASAGMAFSINVPMLFAFRTVQGIFMGGEWTTGTVLSYNYAPKNVSGAIVGFVQSGYGLGYALTGASYIVFLSVISYDWRLFLLTGLIPIAIAPYAFLKIPKENLKSYKKLNIKLGTYKIAILKSSIMMSGLFGAYFSIFSFYPTIAPEIGISGAIIGIVIIASNVIVSIAFITFGRLSDIASKKLLVIAGSASAMISSFFAIPAFGVIHMYSIPGIFVFSFSVGILTVIPLIIMERVADQAKSFVSGISYNLGALVGGVISVVVSLIVQIVPSISILYVINWVDVICLLAVIGTALTIKSMERSYTLNKLNNIRNQN
- the pyrB gene encoding aspartate carbamoyltransferase yields the protein MLKNNSVISINDLSDEDLNLIFNTADSMAGNLKNGSQIKTMSGRIMATLFFEPSTRTRLSFESAMQRLGGSVISMADSKSSSTAKGETLADTTRMVSSYSDIIVVRHPLEGAARLVQKFSSRPVINAGDGSGEHPTQTLVDLYTIKKSFGDINNLEISIIGDLRYGRTVHSLLLALSRYNVRINLVSPDLLRLPGHVMSRLKNIKINEYNDLNNVIESSDVFYVTRIQRERFTDKNDYNKVIGTYGITEKDTEKMKENAIIMHPLPRVDEISSSVDNTKNAKYFIQAANGIPVRMALISLILGD
- a CDS encoding winged helix-turn-helix domain-containing protein/riboflavin kinase gives rise to the protein MENIYIALKTIKKMAGEKNTVFISSKELANEMNVSQQTASRIIISLDRLGYITRTLENRKQKITINDSGLDVLYREYNEISSILRFSQELKLVGAVQNGLGEGKYYISKKGYKDQFIAKLGIDPYPGTLNIKILNEYENNLRRIKNSDGIYITGFKDQQRTFGGVFCHAARIDGIRCFIIFPERSVYRDTFEVISEKYLRKELNLENGEIIEVLASIDGKL
- a CDS encoding type II toxin-antitoxin system VapC family toxin, whose product is MNENLIIDTNALIYSIKNKIDIREKLLYLPYTFNIYVPECVISELRGLSRSHWYAKAALQLGLKFNLLRSQGRGDDCILEMAMKINAFVLTNDRGLISRLRDHGIKILIISGEKRIHFYK
- a CDS encoding translation initiation factor IF-2 subunit beta, producing the protein MNFDYNKLLERASGVLSSKTKNESRLKIPEPDVIYEGKSTIIRNFIDITEMMNRDPEDVIKYLTKEFGIGAVLSGQRLIINRKVSEDEIQSKMNEYMATYVICYECKSPDTEIQKIGRTYLLVCKACGAQHPIRSNREIIENSNGIEIGKEYTVTIESTGSAGEGIARYQGYTIYVPKAKKDERVKIIIRKIKRNVAIAELADKK